One region of Deinococcus koreensis genomic DNA includes:
- the tal gene encoding transaldolase, whose translation MNALEQLKTLSVVVADTGDLDAIRKYQPQDCTTNPSLILKAAELPAYAEALRKAQQLGDVEAAIDGLTVGIGTELTRIVPGYVSTEVDARLSFDADAMIAKARHLIALYGEQGVGRERILIKLATTWEGVQAARVLEAEGIRCNLTLVFSLEQAIAAAQAGAYLISPFVGRITDWYKKSTGTADYPVETDPGVQSVRTIYSHFKAHGYPTVVMGASFRSAAQVRALAGCDRLTVSPALLGELAADQTPLEAALTPVAATRHEATLSEADFRWALASNPMANDKLAEGIRGFHADTEKLRKLIGQLEPAAAG comes from the coding sequence ATGAACGCACTCGAACAGCTCAAAACGCTCTCCGTGGTGGTGGCCGATACCGGCGACCTCGACGCCATCCGCAAGTACCAGCCGCAGGACTGCACCACCAATCCGTCGCTGATCCTGAAGGCCGCCGAACTCCCGGCGTACGCTGAGGCGCTCAGGAAGGCCCAGCAGCTCGGGGACGTGGAGGCGGCTATTGATGGGCTCACCGTGGGGATCGGCACCGAGCTGACCCGCATCGTGCCCGGCTACGTGAGCACCGAGGTCGACGCCCGGCTCTCCTTCGACGCGGACGCCATGATCGCCAAGGCCCGGCACCTGATCGCGCTGTACGGTGAGCAGGGCGTGGGCCGGGAGCGCATCCTGATCAAGCTGGCGACCACCTGGGAGGGCGTGCAGGCGGCCCGCGTGCTGGAAGCCGAGGGCATCCGCTGCAACCTGACGCTGGTGTTCAGCCTGGAGCAGGCCATCGCGGCGGCGCAGGCCGGGGCCTACCTGATCTCGCCGTTCGTCGGGCGGATCACCGACTGGTACAAGAAGAGCACGGGCACGGCCGATTACCCGGTCGAGACCGACCCCGGCGTCCAGAGCGTGCGGACGATCTACTCGCACTTCAAGGCGCACGGCTACCCGACGGTGGTCATGGGCGCCTCGTTCCGCTCGGCGGCGCAGGTGCGCGCGCTGGCCGGCTGCGACCGTCTGACGGTCAGCCCCGCGCTGCTGGGCGAGCTGGCCGCCGACCAGACCCCGCTGGAAGCGGCGCTCACCCCGGTCGCTGCCACCCGGCACGAGGCCACCCTCAGTGAGGCCGACTTCCGCTGGGCGCTGGCGAGCAACCCGATGGCGAACGACAAGCTGGCCGAGGGCATCCGGGGCTTCCACGCCGATACCGAAAAGCTGCGCAAACTCATTGGACAGCTGGAGCCGGCCGCCGCGGGCTGA
- a CDS encoding BadF/BadG/BcrA/BcrD ATPase family protein has translation MSRSGLSLGLDAGGSATKWALLRGGQVVADGVAPPLTAALLGTPAGEHNLAALVAALPGRPDALHAGMPGLSAGSGRALQVRAVLASAVGLGEPAVGVESDLDLAYRTHLGAGEGILLYAGTGSVAYHVTPAGAVVRAGGYGFKLGDDGGGSDIGRSALRQITATLDRGETPVGLLATEVGALTGGLDWDSLRAYTYADAGAAALARLAPAVGRAADAGDPEAHALLQGAARSLAELARRVQARTGPLPVTATGGAFRISSQFPALLGRELPGATVQYRDHAAAAARSAERLLDQG, from the coding sequence ATGAGCCGATCCGGCCTGTCCCTGGGCCTGGACGCCGGGGGCAGCGCGACCAAGTGGGCCCTGCTGCGCGGCGGGCAGGTGGTGGCCGACGGCGTGGCCCCGCCGCTGACGGCGGCGCTGCTGGGCACGCCGGCCGGCGAGCACAACCTGGCCGCCCTGGTGGCCGCGCTGCCGGGCCGTCCGGACGCCCTGCACGCCGGAATGCCGGGGCTGAGCGCCGGATCTGGGCGCGCCCTGCAGGTCAGGGCCGTGCTGGCGAGCGCCGTGGGACTGGGCGAACCGGCCGTCGGGGTGGAATCCGACCTCGATCTGGCCTACCGCACCCACCTGGGCGCCGGCGAGGGCATCCTGCTGTACGCCGGCACCGGCTCGGTGGCCTACCACGTCACCCCGGCCGGCGCGGTGGTGCGGGCCGGCGGCTACGGCTTCAAGCTGGGCGACGATGGCGGCGGCTCCGACATCGGGCGCTCGGCGCTGCGGCAGATCACGGCCACGCTGGACCGCGGCGAGACCCCGGTGGGCCTGCTGGCCACCGAGGTGGGAGCGCTGACCGGCGGGCTCGACTGGGACAGCCTGCGCGCCTACACCTACGCCGATGCGGGGGCCGCCGCCCTCGCCCGGCTTGCCCCGGCGGTGGGCCGCGCGGCCGACGCGGGCGACCCGGAAGCCCACGCCCTGCTGCAGGGCGCGGCGCGGTCGCTCGCGGAGCTGGCGCGGCGGGTGCAGGCGCGCACCGGGCCGCTGCCGGTCACGGCCACCGGCGGCGCCTTCCGGATCAGCTCGCAGTTTCCGGCGCTGCTGGGGCGGGAGCTGCCGGGCGCCACCGTGCAGTACCGCGACCACGCCGCCGCCGCCGCCCGCAGCGCCGAGCGGCTGCTCGACCAGGGCTGA
- a CDS encoding MATE family efflux transporter has protein sequence MSRLAPSTAPPPQSELGQLLRLAGPVIVSQFSVNALALVSTAVNGRLGPGALAAAAYGNAVYYLGFLALLGVMLSVAPRVAAAHGAREPRRVGLTLQAGLVLAGLLTAAFLPVAFVAAHLIAQFPPPGLDGPQAAQYLRLYALGMPGALAFTALRGALEGTGQPRTVTAVALATVLLAAGLSPALAFGWGPLPALGVVGTALTSALAAWGSALAALGLARRRVPAAASSRGELWAEVRALARLGWPIGLTLGAEGGLFTVTSLLMARFGPEVLAAHNVALQVITAVFMVPLGLATATGIRVGYHHGAGRPGAARRAGLLGAGLAAAIMLACSLSYVLIPRSVLSVFLDVHIPANAALVSAASGFLLIATLFQLFDGLQVTANAALRGLQDTRVPMLVSLSAYWLVGLGTGSLLAFGLDVGPRGLWFGLTAGLSVAGVLLLWRFLRLTARLDRAAQAA, from the coding sequence ATGAGTCGTTTGGCCCCCTCCACCGCACCGCCGCCCCAGAGCGAACTCGGCCAGCTGCTCCGGCTGGCGGGGCCGGTGATCGTCTCGCAGTTCTCGGTCAATGCCCTGGCGCTGGTGAGCACGGCGGTGAACGGCCGCCTGGGGCCGGGGGCGCTTGCCGCGGCCGCCTACGGCAACGCCGTGTACTACCTGGGCTTCCTCGCGCTGCTGGGGGTGATGCTCTCGGTCGCCCCGCGCGTCGCCGCTGCCCACGGTGCGCGGGAGCCCCGGCGGGTGGGCCTGACCCTGCAGGCTGGTCTCGTGCTCGCCGGCCTGCTCACGGCCGCCTTCCTGCCGGTGGCCTTCGTGGCCGCCCACCTGATCGCCCAGTTCCCGCCCCCCGGACTGGATGGCCCGCAGGCGGCGCAGTACCTACGGCTGTACGCCCTGGGCATGCCGGGCGCGCTGGCCTTCACGGCGCTGCGCGGCGCACTGGAGGGCACCGGCCAGCCGCGCACGGTCACGGCGGTGGCGCTGGCCACCGTGCTGCTCGCCGCCGGGCTGAGTCCGGCGCTGGCCTTCGGCTGGGGCCCGCTGCCCGCCCTGGGCGTGGTCGGCACGGCCCTGACCAGCGCGCTGGCGGCCTGGGGGAGCGCCCTGGCGGCCCTGGGGCTCGCCCGGCGGCGGGTGCCGGCCGCGGCGTCTTCCCGTGGGGAACTCTGGGCCGAGGTGCGGGCCCTGGCGCGGCTGGGCTGGCCCATCGGCCTGACCCTGGGCGCCGAGGGCGGCCTGTTCACCGTGACCTCCCTCCTGATGGCCCGCTTCGGGCCGGAGGTGCTGGCGGCGCACAACGTGGCCCTGCAGGTCATCACGGCCGTATTCATGGTGCCGCTGGGCCTGGCGACTGCCACCGGCATCCGCGTGGGCTATCACCACGGCGCCGGCCGACCGGGGGCGGCCCGCCGGGCGGGTCTGCTGGGGGCGGGCCTCGCGGCGGCGATCATGCTGGCCTGCAGCCTGAGCTACGTGCTCATTCCCAGGAGCGTGCTCTCCGTTTTCCTGGACGTCCACATCCCCGCCAACGCGGCGCTGGTGTCGGCCGCGTCGGGCTTCCTCCTGATCGCCACGCTGTTCCAGCTCTTCGACGGCCTGCAGGTCACGGCCAACGCCGCCCTGCGCGGGCTGCAGGACACCCGGGTGCCCATGCTGGTGTCCCTGAGCGCCTACTGGCTGGTCGGCCTGGGCACCGGCAGCCTGCTGGCGTTCGGCCTGGACGTGGGGCCGCGCGGCCTGTGGTTCGGCCTCACCGCCGGCCTGAGCGTGGCGGGGGTGCTGCTGCTGTGGAGGTTCCTGCGGCTGACCGCCCGCCTGGATCGGGCGGCCCAGGCGGCGTAA
- a CDS encoding CoA-acylating methylmalonate-semialdehyde dehydrogenase — translation MTDTAIKPAIISHWINGRPTPGTSGRSAKVYNPATGEVQGLVDLASVEEIDAAVAQATAAAKTWRLVPLSKRAEIMFRFRALIDARRDDLARILTREHGKVHADALGEIARGIENVDFACGIPTLLRGGYSEGASTGVDVYSIQQPLGVVAGITPFNFPAMVPLWMICNALACGNAFILKPSEKDPSASLFIAELLGQAGIPEGVFTVIHGDKVAVDALLEHPDIAAVSFVGSTPIARYIYQKGTEHGKRVQALGGAKNHMLVLPDADVNMAADAAVSAAYGSAGERCMAISVVLAVGDVGDELVNAISSRLPALKVGPGSDPQNEMGPLISREHRDRVAGYIASAEAQGATVVVDGRTQQFDGNGFFLGVSLLDHVKEHMDAYRDEIFGPVLCVVRVPSYEEGLRLINENEYGNGTAIFTRDGGAARQFQFECQVGMVGINVPIPVPVAYYSFGGWKASLFGDTHMYGPEGIKFYTRSKVITSRWPDPAKSQIDLGFPQNR, via the coding sequence ATGACTGACACTGCTATCAAGCCCGCCATCATCTCCCACTGGATCAACGGACGCCCGACCCCCGGCACGTCCGGCCGCTCCGCGAAGGTGTACAACCCCGCCACGGGTGAAGTGCAGGGGCTGGTCGATCTCGCCAGCGTGGAGGAGATCGATGCGGCCGTCGCTCAGGCCACCGCTGCGGCGAAGACCTGGCGCCTGGTGCCGCTCAGCAAGCGCGCCGAGATCATGTTCCGCTTCCGCGCGCTGATCGACGCGCGGCGCGACGACCTGGCCCGCATCCTGACCCGCGAACACGGCAAGGTGCACGCCGACGCCCTGGGCGAGATCGCGCGCGGTATCGAGAACGTGGATTTCGCCTGTGGCATCCCCACCCTGCTCCGGGGCGGCTACTCCGAGGGCGCGAGCACCGGCGTGGACGTGTATTCCATCCAGCAGCCGCTGGGGGTGGTGGCGGGCATCACGCCCTTCAACTTCCCGGCCATGGTGCCGCTGTGGATGATCTGCAACGCGCTCGCCTGCGGCAATGCCTTCATCCTCAAGCCTTCCGAGAAGGATCCCAGCGCCAGCCTGTTCATCGCGGAGCTGCTGGGGCAGGCGGGCATTCCGGAGGGCGTGTTCACGGTCATCCATGGCGACAAGGTCGCGGTGGACGCCCTGCTGGAGCACCCGGACATCGCGGCCGTGAGCTTCGTGGGCAGCACGCCGATTGCCCGCTACATCTACCAGAAGGGCACCGAGCACGGCAAGCGCGTGCAGGCCCTGGGCGGCGCGAAAAACCACATGCTCGTGCTGCCCGACGCCGACGTGAACATGGCCGCCGACGCCGCCGTGAGCGCGGCCTACGGCAGTGCCGGCGAGCGCTGCATGGCGATCTCCGTGGTGCTGGCGGTGGGAGACGTGGGCGACGAGCTGGTGAATGCCATCTCCAGCCGCCTGCCGGCCCTGAAGGTCGGCCCCGGCAGCGATCCGCAGAACGAGATGGGCCCGCTGATCTCCCGCGAGCACCGCGACCGGGTGGCCGGCTATATCGCCAGCGCCGAGGCGCAGGGCGCGACGGTCGTGGTGGACGGAAGAACGCAGCAGTTCGACGGAAACGGCTTCTTCCTGGGCGTCTCGCTGCTCGACCACGTGAAGGAGCACATGGACGCCTACCGGGACGAGATCTTCGGGCCGGTGCTGTGCGTGGTGCGCGTGCCCTCCTACGAGGAGGGGCTGCGTCTGATCAACGAGAACGAGTACGGCAACGGCACCGCGATCTTTACCCGCGACGGCGGCGCGGCGCGGCAGTTCCAGTTCGAGTGCCAGGTCGGCATGGTAGGCATCAACGTGCCCATCCCCGTGCCCGTGGCGTACTACTCCTTCGGCGGCTGGAAGGCCAGCCTGTTCGGCGACACCCACATGTACGGCCCCGAAGGCATCAAGTTCTACACCCGCTCCAAGGTGATCACCTCGCGCTGGCCCGATCCGGCGAAGAGCCAGATCGATCTGGGCTTTCCGCAGAACCGCTGA
- a CDS encoding aminotransferase class III-fold pyridoxal phosphate-dependent enzyme, which produces MTSTQDRPGVASAHDIAQMNRDYTMFSWSVQGASTPMVMTGGKGSHFFDGEGKPWLDFSSQLINLNVGHQHPRMLGAIKRQVDTLCFAGPSFATEPRGLLGQKLAEVTGLAKAFFTLGGSEANENAIKMARLVTGRDKIITRYRSYHGATMGSMTASGDPRRWPVEPGIPGVVRVFDPYCYRCPFGKTPDSCGRECVSHIEEIIQMEGPHTIAAILVEGITGSNGLLVPPDDYYPKLRALCDKYDLLLITDEVMSGFGRTGKWVATQHWNILPDIITCAKGLTSGYMPLGAVIVNERVANYFEDHMLWGGLTYSGHPVSCAAGVENLAIYEEEGIFARVDELGAHLAQRLEAMKARYACVGDVRYKGLFSVLELVRDKATKEPLAPFNGTSPEMGLLAGHIKSRQVYAYSRFNFLWVCPPLIITKEELDAGLDVYEEALALVDERLRVGVAAD; this is translated from the coding sequence ATGACCAGCACCCAGGATCGCCCCGGCGTCGCGTCCGCGCACGACATCGCGCAGATGAACCGCGACTACACCATGTTCTCCTGGAGCGTGCAGGGCGCCTCCACGCCGATGGTGATGACCGGCGGGAAGGGCAGCCACTTCTTCGACGGCGAGGGTAAGCCCTGGCTCGACTTCTCCAGCCAGCTCATCAACCTGAACGTGGGGCACCAGCACCCGCGGATGCTGGGCGCCATCAAGAGGCAGGTCGATACGCTGTGCTTCGCGGGCCCCAGTTTCGCCACCGAGCCGCGCGGCCTGCTGGGGCAGAAGCTGGCCGAGGTGACCGGGCTGGCGAAGGCGTTCTTCACCCTGGGCGGCTCGGAGGCCAACGAGAACGCGATCAAGATGGCGCGGCTGGTGACCGGGCGCGACAAGATCATCACGCGCTACCGCTCGTACCACGGGGCCACCATGGGCTCCATGACCGCCTCGGGCGATCCCCGGCGCTGGCCGGTCGAGCCGGGCATTCCCGGCGTGGTGCGCGTGTTCGACCCCTACTGCTACCGCTGCCCGTTTGGCAAAACGCCGGACTCCTGCGGGCGCGAATGCGTGTCGCACATCGAGGAGATCATCCAGATGGAGGGGCCGCACACCATCGCCGCCATTCTGGTCGAGGGGATCACGGGCTCGAACGGCCTGCTCGTGCCGCCGGACGACTACTACCCCAAACTGCGCGCCCTGTGCGACAAATACGACCTCCTGCTGATCACCGACGAGGTCATGAGTGGTTTCGGGCGCACCGGGAAGTGGGTCGCCACGCAGCACTGGAACATCCTGCCCGACATCATCACCTGCGCCAAGGGCCTCACGAGCGGCTACATGCCGCTGGGCGCGGTGATCGTGAACGAGCGCGTGGCGAACTACTTCGAGGATCACATGCTGTGGGGCGGCCTGACGTACTCCGGGCATCCGGTGAGCTGCGCGGCGGGCGTGGAGAACCTCGCCATCTACGAGGAAGAGGGCATCTTCGCGCGGGTGGACGAACTGGGCGCGCACCTCGCGCAGCGCCTGGAGGCCATGAAGGCCAGATACGCCTGCGTGGGCGACGTGCGCTACAAGGGCCTGTTCTCGGTGCTGGAACTCGTGAGGGACAAGGCGACGAAAGAGCCGCTGGCGCCCTTCAACGGCACGAGTCCTGAGATGGGGCTGCTCGCCGGGCACATCAAGAGCCGGCAGGTGTACGCCTACAGCCGCTTCAATTTCCTGTGGGTCTGCCCGCCGCTCATCATCACCAAAGAGGAGCTGGACGCCGGCCTGGACGTGTACGAGGAGGCCCTGGCGCTGGTGGACGAGCGGCTGCGGGTCGGCGTGGCGGCGGACTAA
- a CDS encoding aldo/keto reductase codes for MQYRRLGKTGYDVSTISFGAWAIGGTWGEVNDEESMAALHRALDLGITLFDTADVYGDGHSERLIARLRRERPEPFYVATKAGRRLNPHEAAGYNRQNLRSFIERSLKNLEVDALDLLQLHCPPTELYRQPEVFGVLDDFVQEGLLRSYGVSVELVDEALEAIRHEGVATVQIIFNAFRLKPADAFFAAARAADVGILARVPLASGLLTGKLRADTPFEQGDHRAFNRHGEAFDKGETFSGVDYETGLEAVERLRPLVPAGQTLAGFALRWILMFPEVTCAIPGARNPAQVEANAAAADLPELTAEQMVAVQQVYDELIRAQVHGHW; via the coding sequence ATGCAGTACCGAAGGCTCGGCAAGACCGGTTACGACGTCTCGACCATCAGTTTCGGCGCCTGGGCCATCGGCGGCACCTGGGGCGAGGTGAACGATGAGGAGTCGATGGCCGCGCTGCACCGCGCCCTTGACCTGGGCATCACCCTCTTCGACACGGCGGACGTGTACGGCGACGGCCACTCCGAGCGGCTGATCGCCCGGCTGCGGCGGGAGCGACCGGAGCCGTTTTATGTCGCCACGAAGGCGGGCCGGCGTCTGAATCCCCATGAAGCCGCCGGATACAATCGACAGAACCTGCGCAGCTTCATCGAGCGTTCCTTGAAAAATCTGGAGGTGGACGCCCTCGACCTGCTGCAGCTCCACTGCCCGCCCACCGAGCTGTACCGCCAGCCCGAAGTGTTCGGCGTGCTGGACGATTTCGTGCAGGAGGGGCTGCTGCGCTCCTACGGCGTGAGCGTGGAGCTGGTGGACGAGGCGCTGGAGGCGATCCGGCACGAGGGCGTGGCCACCGTGCAGATCATCTTCAACGCCTTTCGCCTCAAACCCGCCGACGCCTTCTTCGCTGCCGCCCGCGCGGCCGACGTGGGCATCCTGGCGCGCGTGCCGCTGGCGAGCGGCCTGCTGACCGGAAAGCTGCGCGCCGATACGCCCTTCGAGCAGGGCGACCACCGGGCCTTCAACCGCCACGGCGAGGCCTTCGACAAGGGTGAGACCTTCTCCGGCGTGGACTACGAGACGGGCTTGGAGGCGGTCGAGCGCCTGCGCCCACTGGTGCCGGCGGGGCAGACCCTGGCGGGGTTCGCCCTGCGCTGGATCCTGATGTTCCCCGAGGTGACCTGCGCGATCCCCGGCGCGCGGAACCCGGCCCAGGTCGAGGCCAACGCGGCGGCGGCCGATCTGCCCGAGCTGACGGCGGAGCAGATGGTTGCGGTTCAGCAGGTCTACGACGAGCTGATCCGCGCGCAGGTGCACGGGCACTGGTAG
- a CDS encoding PucR family transcriptional regulator: protein MLPTLAELLTLPAFGGAQVLSAPGQLVQEVTWVHVSEVLDAARFLSGGELLLSTGLEVARAAPDARVAYLRSLAQGGAHGLALELVGPLREVPAELLQTARLIEFPLITFAHEVRFADLTRAAHERILGRRGADPGDGLGAVVLALHETGRAEAFRAAQLGPLLSLPARPRATLLGTLDALITQRFNVAVVARGLGVRRQTVYYRLEQLRGMLGDLDSPQRQLSLGVALALSHPTPGSGGDQPRPEE from the coding sequence ATGCTCCCCACCCTCGCCGAGCTGCTGACGCTGCCCGCCTTCGGCGGGGCGCAGGTGCTCAGCGCGCCGGGGCAACTGGTGCAGGAGGTCACCTGGGTGCATGTTTCGGAGGTGCTGGACGCCGCGCGGTTCCTGAGCGGAGGCGAACTGCTGCTCAGCACCGGACTGGAGGTGGCCCGCGCCGCCCCCGACGCCCGCGTGGCCTACCTGCGCTCGCTGGCCCAGGGCGGCGCGCACGGACTGGCGCTGGAACTGGTGGGGCCGCTGCGCGAGGTGCCGGCCGAACTGCTGCAGACCGCGCGGCTGATCGAATTTCCGCTGATCACGTTCGCCCACGAGGTGCGCTTTGCCGACCTGACCCGCGCCGCCCACGAGCGCATCCTGGGCCGGCGGGGGGCCGACCCCGGCGACGGGCTGGGCGCCGTGGTGCTCGCGCTGCACGAGACGGGGCGGGCCGAGGCGTTCCGCGCGGCGCAGCTGGGGCCGCTGCTCTCCCTCCCGGCCCGGCCGCGCGCGACCCTGCTGGGCACGCTGGACGCATTGATCACCCAGCGCTTCAACGTGGCGGTCGTGGCGCGCGGGCTGGGCGTGCGGCGCCAGACCGTGTACTACCGCCTCGAGCAGCTGCGTGGCATGCTGGGCGATCTGGACAGTCCGCAGCGACAGCTCAGTCTCGGTGTCGCGCTGGCCCTGTCTCACCCCACCCCCGGCTCCGGCGGAGATCAGCCCCGCCCAGAGGAGTGA
- a CDS encoding NPCBM/NEW2 domain-containing protein yields the protein MTRYRALYSGVCPSVYALDEKFSLHPHWLSALNEGCLPSSHRVPRFFMARPSPINLVSPSHRRRSVSLAALLLGLSTLSSCRLTGSGELPPTSSQTIRTATTYLSDQPLLTGKTAPLAAGKALPNGLAVQAGSTLEYNVGAQCRTFSAQIGLASSAAADSTVTYSVLADGRSMFGPSEVRSGAAPQTVNVDIEGVERLKLVVESKSGAKSVQANWKEAKLSGCVTYSGPIEVGPSATSPIVITGNFRSDDPKVPAIRIETTQPVVIRNCTVAGRGHLISNSRAGANVKIQNCRGFGLNPYVRMVNPGRFVAIEDGSSLVVENSYLKNTGGIYLLGGSTRTTTIKILRNRALNIDGRRSDGAGGWLIPAPGDNPEKFVRAQFVQFNKVVGVSDAEIAWNRVENEPGHSRVEDNINMYASSGTPAHRIRIHHNLIRGAYQYPLSLQSYSGGGIITDGCLSRYIDISENTVLETSNHGIAIANGEYVAIQKNRVYGSGLLPDNSFSGGDDNGIYVRWAGNCDQRGINFGSNIVAYNNIGFAQPSAADRARRRDLAIANARSGTPLATATDNSSALPSDSCLICTDSELIKRAITDWEQQAVASGVEVGTQ from the coding sequence TTGACCCGCTACCGTGCTCTGTATTCGGGTGTCTGTCCATCTGTTTACGCACTTGACGAAAAATTCAGCCTTCATCCCCACTGGCTGTCTGCCTTGAATGAAGGTTGCCTCCCCTCATCTCACCGTGTTCCGAGGTTCTTTATGGCTCGCCCCTCTCCGATCAACCTGGTCTCGCCGTCCCACCGTCGCCGGTCCGTCTCCCTGGCGGCCCTGCTCCTCGGTCTTTCCACCCTCTCCTCCTGCCGACTCACGGGATCAGGTGAACTCCCTCCGACGTCCAGTCAGACGATCCGAACCGCGACCACTTATCTGAGTGACCAGCCTCTCCTGACGGGCAAGACGGCGCCGCTGGCAGCGGGCAAGGCTCTGCCCAACGGCCTGGCGGTGCAGGCGGGCTCGACCCTGGAATACAACGTGGGCGCGCAGTGCCGCACCTTCAGCGCCCAGATCGGCCTGGCTTCCAGCGCGGCGGCCGACAGCACGGTCACCTACAGCGTCCTCGCAGATGGCCGGAGCATGTTCGGGCCATCTGAAGTGAGAAGCGGCGCGGCGCCCCAGACAGTCAATGTGGATATCGAGGGAGTGGAGCGCCTGAAGCTGGTGGTGGAATCCAAATCCGGCGCCAAGAGCGTTCAGGCCAACTGGAAAGAGGCGAAACTCTCGGGATGTGTGACCTACTCCGGCCCGATTGAAGTGGGGCCGAGCGCGACCTCGCCGATCGTGATCACCGGCAATTTCCGCAGTGACGACCCGAAGGTGCCGGCCATCCGGATCGAGACGACCCAGCCGGTGGTGATCCGTAACTGTACGGTCGCGGGGCGAGGCCACCTGATCAGCAACTCGCGGGCCGGGGCGAACGTGAAGATCCAGAACTGCCGGGGGTTTGGCCTGAACCCCTACGTCAGGATGGTCAACCCTGGTCGCTTCGTGGCGATTGAGGACGGCTCCAGCCTGGTGGTCGAGAACAGTTATCTGAAAAACACGGGCGGAATCTATCTGCTGGGCGGATCGACCCGGACGACCACCATCAAGATTCTCAGGAACCGGGCCCTGAACATCGATGGCCGCCGCAGCGACGGTGCTGGGGGCTGGCTGATCCCGGCGCCCGGCGACAATCCGGAGAAGTTCGTTCGGGCCCAGTTTGTCCAGTTCAACAAAGTTGTGGGTGTCTCCGATGCTGAAATCGCCTGGAACCGTGTCGAAAACGAGCCTGGTCACAGCCGGGTGGAGGACAACATCAATATGTATGCCTCCAGTGGCACGCCTGCCCACCGTATCCGGATCCACCACAACCTGATCAGAGGGGCCTATCAATACCCCCTCAGTCTGCAGAGTTACAGCGGGGGCGGGATCATCACGGACGGCTGCCTCTCGCGCTACATCGACATCAGCGAGAACACGGTGCTGGAGACGAGCAATCACGGTATCGCCATCGCCAACGGTGAATACGTGGCCATTCAGAAGAATAGGGTGTACGGTTCCGGACTGCTTCCCGACAACAGTTTTTCAGGTGGAGACGACAACGGGATCTACGTGCGCTGGGCCGGGAACTGCGACCAGCGCGGCATCAACTTTGGCAGCAACATCGTGGCGTACAACAATATCGGCTTCGCGCAGCCGAGTGCCGCCGACCGGGCGAGGCGCCGGGATCTGGCCATCGCCAACGCCAGGTCAGGCACGCCCCTGGCCACGGCGACGGACAACTCCTCCGCTCTCCCTTCCGACAGCTGTCTCATCTGCACCGACTCGGAACTGATCAAGAGGGCCATCACCGACTGGGAGCAGCAGGCCGTGGCCAGCGGAGTCGAGGTGGGAACTCAGTAG
- a CDS encoding diaminopropionate ammonia-lyase codes for MPSSRPPEPEQPRRYFNPAPQTIETTTEPGLLEFHRRLPGYAPTPLVPAPGLAAALGVRQAWVKDEAQRLGLPAYKILGASWATYRELGHRFGPFRPWNALDDLARQLSVHTLGAHAPLTLVAATDGNHGRAVARMARWLGLGAHIVVPQDMVPARREAIEGEGARVEVHPGSYDDAVLAAARLADDTHIVISDTAWDGYTRVPGWVIAGYSTIFQEMDAQLAALQAPQPDLVAVQMGVGSLAAAVIQHYRAPGRQTHVVGVEPTRADCVLRSLEAGALTGVPGPHSSIMAGLNCGNTSPLAWPLLQAGLSASVAIPDARAEQAMRLLSEDGVISGESGAAGAGGLLELLSGAQAGAARQALGLTAENSVLVISTEGATDPVAYARVVPGK; via the coding sequence ATGCCCAGTTCCAGACCTCCCGAGCCGGAACAGCCACGCCGCTACTTCAACCCGGCCCCCCAGACCATCGAGACCACGACGGAGCCGGGCCTGCTGGAGTTCCACCGCCGGCTGCCCGGCTACGCCCCGACCCCCCTGGTGCCGGCGCCCGGCCTGGCCGCTGCATTGGGCGTCCGACAGGCCTGGGTAAAGGACGAAGCGCAGCGGCTCGGTCTGCCCGCCTACAAGATCCTGGGCGCGTCCTGGGCGACCTACCGGGAACTCGGCCACCGCTTCGGCCCTTTCCGGCCCTGGAACGCGCTGGATGATCTCGCCCGGCAGCTGAGCGTCCACACATTGGGCGCCCACGCGCCGCTGACCCTGGTGGCCGCCACCGACGGCAACCACGGCCGGGCGGTGGCGCGCATGGCCCGCTGGCTGGGCCTCGGGGCGCACATCGTGGTGCCCCAGGACATGGTGCCCGCCCGCCGAGAGGCCATCGAGGGGGAGGGCGCCCGGGTCGAGGTGCATCCTGGCTCCTACGACGACGCCGTGCTCGCCGCCGCCCGGCTCGCCGATGATACCCACATCGTCATCAGCGACACCGCCTGGGACGGCTACACCCGGGTTCCCGGCTGGGTCATCGCCGGCTATAGCACCATTTTTCAGGAGATGGACGCCCAGCTCGCAGCCCTCCAGGCACCACAACCGGATCTCGTCGCCGTCCAGATGGGCGTGGGCTCACTCGCCGCCGCCGTGATCCAGCACTACCGTGCGCCCGGCCGCCAGACGCACGTGGTGGGAGTCGAACCGACCCGCGCTGACTGCGTCCTGCGCTCGCTGGAGGCCGGCGCGCTGACGGGGGTGCCCGGCCCGCACTCCTCGATCATGGCCGGGCTGAACTGCGGCAACACCTCGCCGCTGGCGTGGCCGCTGCTGCAAGCCGGCCTGAGCGCCTCGGTCGCCATCCCCGACGCCCGCGCCGAGCAGGCTATGAGGCTGCTGTCCGAGGACGGCGTGATCTCCGGGGAAAGCGGGGCCGCCGGTGCCGGGGGACTCCTGGAACTGCTGAGCGGCGCGCAGGCTGGGGCGGCCCGGCAGGCGCTGGGCCTCACGGCGGAGAATTCGGTGCTGGTGATCTCGACCGAGGGCGCGACCGATCCGGTCGCCTACGCACGTGTCGTGCCGGGGAAATGA